Proteins from one Flavobacterium sp. N2038 genomic window:
- a CDS encoding polysaccharide deacetylase family protein has protein sequence MNLAQKLGYPENTKLLMIHADDAGLSHSENQATIQALQNGSVNSYSIMVPCPWFFEMAEFAKNNPNYDCGIHLTLTCEWENYKFGPVLPISEVPGLVDQNGYFYKTRKDFKNNAKLSEIKKELTAQIEKALQFGIQPTHLDSHMCSVGVSPEILEIYKELGKTYNLPVFINKDFIESVSLSDKKYDFTNTLLADNLLIGYYADFEKGELRKSYEKALDNVIPGFNVFLLHPAFDDFEMQGITINHPNFGSEWRQIDFDFFTSSECRAKLKENQIQLITWKEISTVKEFIH, from the coding sequence ATGAATTTAGCTCAAAAACTCGGATATCCAGAAAACACAAAACTTCTAATGATTCATGCCGATGATGCAGGATTATCTCATTCAGAAAATCAGGCCACTATACAAGCACTTCAAAACGGATCTGTAAACTCTTATAGCATAATGGTACCATGTCCATGGTTTTTTGAAATGGCCGAATTTGCCAAAAACAACCCAAATTATGATTGTGGTATTCATTTAACACTGACTTGCGAATGGGAAAATTATAAATTCGGCCCTGTTCTTCCTATTTCTGAAGTTCCTGGTTTAGTGGATCAAAACGGTTATTTTTACAAAACCCGAAAAGATTTCAAAAACAACGCAAAGCTTTCTGAAATCAAAAAAGAATTAACTGCTCAAATAGAAAAAGCTTTGCAATTCGGAATCCAGCCCACACATCTTGACTCACATATGTGCAGCGTTGGAGTAAGTCCTGAAATTTTAGAAATCTATAAGGAACTCGGAAAAACATATAACTTACCTGTTTTCATCAATAAAGACTTTATAGAATCAGTTAGCTTATCTGATAAAAAATATGATTTTACAAATACTCTTTTAGCTGATAATCTTCTGATTGGATATTATGCCGATTTCGAAAAGGGAGAACTTCGAAAATCATATGAAAAAGCTTTAGACAATGTTATTCCGGGATTCAATGTTTTCTTGCTTCACCCTGCTTTTGATGATTTTGAAATGCAGGGTATCACAATTAACCATCCAAACTTTGGATCAGAATGGCGTCAGATTGACTTTGACTTTTTTACTAGTTCAGAATGCAGAGCGAAACTAAAAGAAAATCAAATTCAATTAATTACATGGAAAGAGATTTCTACAGTTAAAGAATTTATCCATTAG